One window of Catonella massiliensis genomic DNA carries:
- the fabG gene encoding 3-oxoacyl-[acyl-carrier-protein] reductase, producing MNKTAVITGGSKGIGRAICLRLAKDGFNIAFSYNGHPELAEETMKLCESEGVKVKSYKVDVADSTASKEWMEEVSSEFGSVDVLVNNAGITKDGLLIKMKDEDLDTVLDVNLKGSFYMMREAAKIMLKQKSGKIVNISSVVGVIGNAGQVNYSATKAGVIGMTKSLARELAGRRINVNAVAPGMIETDMTRAMTDKAREAVIAGIPFKEMGKPEEIASVVSFLAGEDSDYITGQVICVDGGMSI from the coding sequence ATGAATAAAACAGCGGTTATAACAGGAGGCAGTAAGGGCATAGGAAGAGCTATCTGCCTAAGGCTTGCAAAGGATGGATTTAACATAGCATTTAGCTATAACGGTCATCCTGAACTGGCAGAGGAAACTATGAAGCTCTGTGAAAGCGAAGGAGTGAAGGTTAAGTCCTACAAGGTGGATGTGGCGGACAGTACAGCCAGCAAAGAGTGGATGGAGGAAGTAAGCTCTGAGTTTGGAAGTGTGGATGTACTGGTAAACAATGCAGGAATAACCAAGGATGGTTTACTCATAAAGATGAAGGATGAAGACCTGGATACAGTTCTTGATGTAAACCTAAAGGGTAGCTTTTACATGATGCGTGAAGCGGCTAAAATTATGCTGAAGCAAAAGTCCGGTAAGATAGTAAACATAAGCAGCGTGGTTGGAGTTATAGGCAATGCAGGACAGGTCAATTACTCTGCTACAAAGGCAGGAGTTATCGGTATGACAAAGTCTCTTGCAAGGGAGCTTGCAGGAAGGAGAATAAATGTCAACGCAGTAGCGCCTGGAATGATAGAAACCGATATGACAAGAGCCATGACAGACAAGGCCAGGGAGGCAGTTATTGCTGGGATTCCTTTTAAGGAAATGGGCAAACCTGAAGAAATAGCTTCAGTTGTATCCTTTCTTGCGGGAGAGGACAGCGATTATATCACAGGTCAGGTAATCTGCGTGGATGGAGGTATGAGTATATGA
- a CDS encoding MarR family transcriptional regulator, with the protein MLYDSFNKVYTKFKLHFYKEVFKKWRDREVSLTTVETFCMEIIHALGKPTVSEFASFTSLSSANAADKINNLVKKGYLNKVQSDEDKRIYYLEVTKKYIDYYNISYQYLKEVMSKLEDRFTTEENKVLEKMLRVMSEEIME; encoded by the coding sequence ATGTTATATGACTCCTTTAATAAGGTATATACAAAGTTTAAACTGCATTTTTATAAAGAAGTGTTTAAGAAATGGAGAGACAGGGAAGTGTCTTTAACCACAGTAGAAACATTTTGCATGGAAATAATCCATGCTTTAGGAAAGCCTACAGTTAGCGAATTTGCCAGCTTTACCAGCCTTTCTTCCGCCAATGCTGCGGATAAGATAAATAATCTTGTAAAAAAAGGTTATCTTAACAAGGTACAATCCGATGAGGATAAGAGGATTTATTACCTTGAAGTAACCAAAAAATACATTGATTATTACAACATTAGCTACCAGTACCTTAAAGAGGTTATGTCAAAGCTAGAAGACCGCTTTACAACAGAAGAGAATAAGGTACTGGAGAAGATGCTTAGGGTAATGTCAGAGGAGATAATGGAGTAG
- the rhaD gene encoding rhamnulose-1-phosphate aldolase, whose translation MRFLDAEFVKGFMRMATDGWNMGWHERNGGNLSYRVKPIEVEEVKEELSPREWREIGTEVPHLAGEYFLVTGSGKFFRNVADRPEDSICLIELDEKGEKYRILWGLVNGGRPTSELPSHLMSHEVKFLKNPDYRVIYHTHTTNIIALTFVLPLDEKVFTRELWEMATECPVVFPDGVGVVPWMVPGGREIGVETSELMKSYDIVIWAHHGIFVAGTDFDITFGLAHTAEKSAEILVKTLSMSPNKLQTITPQNFRDLAVDFKVTLPEKFLYEK comes from the coding sequence ATGAGATTTTTAGATGCAGAATTTGTAAAAGGCTTTATGAGAATGGCAACTGACGGCTGGAATATGGGCTGGCATGAAAGAAACGGAGGCAACCTCTCTTACAGGGTTAAACCTATTGAAGTAGAGGAAGTAAAGGAAGAGCTTAGTCCTAGAGAGTGGAGGGAGATAGGAACTGAGGTACCTCATCTTGCAGGAGAGTATTTTCTTGTGACAGGCTCAGGAAAGTTCTTTAGAAATGTAGCAGATAGACCCGAAGACTCTATCTGCCTTATAGAGCTTGATGAAAAGGGTGAGAAGTACCGCATCCTATGGGGACTTGTAAATGGTGGAAGGCCTACATCTGAGCTTCCAAGCCATCTTATGAGCCACGAGGTAAAGTTCCTTAAGAATCCTGATTACAGGGTAATATATCACACGCATACTACCAACATCATTGCCCTTACCTTTGTGCTTCCTCTGGATGAGAAGGTGTTTACAAGAGAACTATGGGAAATGGCTACAGAGTGCCCTGTGGTATTTCCTGACGGAGTAGGGGTGGTGCCTTGGATGGTTCCCGGCGGACGTGAGATAGGAGTAGAGACTTCTGAGCTGATGAAGAGCTACGATATAGTCATCTGGGCTCATCATGGCATATTTGTAGCAGGTACCGACTTTGATATTACCTTCGGTCTTGCACACACTGCTGAAAAATCAGCTGAGATTCTTGTAAAAACTCTGTCAATGAGTCCAAATAAGCTTCAGACCATAACTCCACAGAATTTCAGAGATTTGGCAGTTGACTTTAAGGTAACACTGCCTGAGAAGTTTCTTTATGAGAAGTAA
- the fabD gene encoding ACP S-malonyltransferase, with the protein MGKVCFLYAGQGSQKVGMGADIYEAYPTFKKVIDGIELDFDLKELMFHGEESELSKTRYTQPAMSAFAAGVTEVLKENGIRPEGALGLSLGEYGALYAAGVIDLNEYIPLTAFRGKAMEEAAEGKNTVMSAVLGLDSEKIEEICRAVDGFVELTNYNCPGQYVICGEEEAVIRAEEGLKEAGAKRCVRLNVTAPFHTKLLKEAGEKLSEYFEKIIFNEPKISLALNLTGKLYVKGDNLKDIMAKQAQSAIHFEDCAKAMLNEGFDRFIEIGPGNVLSGFVKKTAAAIGAKADIITIQNKEDLEKIIGNRLVIQ; encoded by the coding sequence ATGGGCAAGGTTTGTTTTTTATATGCGGGACAGGGAAGCCAAAAGGTAGGAATGGGAGCTGATATCTATGAAGCTTATCCTACATTTAAGAAGGTGATTGATGGTATAGAGCTTGATTTTGACCTAAAAGAGCTTATGTTTCACGGAGAAGAGAGCGAGCTTTCAAAAACAAGATATACACAGCCCGCTATGTCGGCCTTTGCAGCAGGGGTAACTGAGGTACTCAAGGAAAATGGTATAAGGCCTGAGGGAGCACTAGGTCTCAGCCTTGGAGAGTACGGTGCACTCTATGCGGCGGGAGTAATTGACCTTAACGAATACATCCCTCTTACAGCCTTTAGAGGAAAGGCTATGGAAGAGGCTGCAGAAGGTAAGAATACTGTTATGAGTGCTGTGCTGGGGTTAGACTCAGAAAAGATTGAAGAGATATGTAGGGCGGTAGACGGTTTTGTGGAGCTAACAAACTATAACTGTCCCGGACAGTATGTAATCTGTGGAGAGGAAGAGGCAGTGATTAGGGCTGAGGAAGGGCTTAAAGAGGCAGGAGCAAAGAGGTGTGTAAGGCTTAATGTAACAGCACCCTTTCATACAAAGCTTCTAAAAGAGGCAGGAGAGAAGCTTAGCGAGTATTTTGAAAAAATTATATTTAACGAGCCTAAGATTAGTTTGGCACTCAATCTCACAGGGAAACTCTATGTGAAGGGTGACAATCTTAAGGATATAATGGCAAAGCAGGCTCAGAGTGCTATACACTTTGAAGACTGTGCTAAGGCTATGTTAAATGAAGGCTTTGACAGGTTCATAGAAATAGGACCGGGCAATGTGCTTTCAGGCTTTGTAAAAAAGACAGCAGCTGCAATAGGGGCTAAGGCAGATATTATTACCATTCAGAATAAAGAAGATTTGGAAAAAATTATAGGTAACAGACTTGTTATCCAATAA
- a CDS encoding AraC family transcriptional regulator, with protein MRKELLDRLKKITPEEEQYLGGRDQVRTEFYTEAMGGQFIVDSSKLLDKGRLIELRPHTRFVHFPKHSHNYVELVYMCSGMTTHILNGNETLVLNEGDLLFLNQNATQEILPAGEEDIAVNFVILPEFFNVSFSMMQEENVLRDFLLSTLSGGDSLLSFLHFSAKDILPVQNLLENMIWTIYDKHPATNTIVQTTMGLLLMNLSAFAENINKGLPERYDENMIFKVLKYIETGYKYGTLAEISAEINEPAYFVSRLLKKHLNKNFKELLQERKLQQAVFLLKQSTLTVEKIMAAVGYDNSSYFHRKFREKYGMSPGEYRRTMV; from the coding sequence ATGAGAAAAGAACTTCTAGATAGATTGAAAAAAATTACTCCGGAAGAGGAACAGTACTTAGGCGGAAGAGACCAAGTCCGCACAGAGTTTTATACAGAGGCTATGGGCGGACAGTTCATAGTTGACAGCAGTAAGCTTCTAGATAAGGGGAGGCTTATAGAGCTGCGCCCTCATACCCGCTTTGTACACTTCCCAAAGCATAGTCATAACTATGTAGAACTGGTCTACATGTGCAGTGGAATGACAACTCATATCTTAAATGGAAATGAAACCCTTGTACTAAATGAAGGCGACCTTTTGTTTCTTAATCAAAATGCCACTCAGGAAATCCTTCCAGCGGGAGAAGAAGATATTGCAGTAAACTTTGTTATCTTGCCGGAGTTTTTCAATGTCTCATTTTCAATGATGCAGGAAGAAAATGTGCTTCGTGACTTCCTCCTTTCTACCCTTTCCGGAGGGGATTCCCTCCTTAGCTTCCTTCACTTTTCTGCAAAGGACATCCTGCCAGTGCAAAATCTTCTTGAAAATATGATATGGACGATATATGACAAGCACCCTGCTACAAATACTATAGTTCAAACTACAATGGGGCTTTTGCTTATGAACCTGTCTGCATTTGCAGAAAACATAAATAAGGGGCTTCCTGAAAGATATGATGAAAATATGATATTCAAGGTATTAAAATACATAGAAACAGGGTATAAATACGGAACTCTTGCTGAGATTTCAGCCGAGATAAACGAGCCGGCATACTTTGTAAGCCGTTTATTAAAGAAACATCTAAATAAGAATTTTAAAGAACTCCTTCAAGAAAGAAAGCTCCAGCAGGCTGTCTTCCTGCTGAAGCAAAGTACGCTTACCGTCGAAAAGATAATGGCTGCCGTGGGCTATGATAACAGCAGCTATTTCCATAGAAAATTCCGTGAAAAATACGGGATGTCACCAGGTGAGTATAGGAGGACTATGGTCTAA
- the rhaB gene encoding rhamnulokinase yields MKYWVAIDIGASGGRHILGYLKDGKIITEEVYRFPNSLIEKDGRLCWDVDEIFSHILRGLARCKEIGKIPTSIGIDTWGVDFILLDKERKRIGDVVGYRDSRTKGMDEEVYSIIPENELYKRTGIQKQIFNTIYQLMAVKKTSLKSLENAERLLMIPEYFNYMLTGKYLSEYTNATTTQLINCETGDWDEEIIDKLGLPKKIFGRLHMPGTLVGELTKEVQERVGFNAKVVLVGSHDTASAVMAVPTKKEGAVYISSGTWSLMGTEITKADNSDESRLMNFTNEGGYDRRFRYLKNIMGLWMIQSVRKEIASDMDFGEICEKASKAEISSLVDCNDIRFLAPKSMTEEIKKSCLESGQKVPEGIAETASVIYNSLAECYIRALREIEERRGEEYKGEIYVVGGGSKAEYLNELLAKKSGHIVKAGPTEATAIGNLLALMIADGAVAGLFEARKMIKNSFEINTYLP; encoded by the coding sequence ATGAAGTATTGGGTTGCTATAGACATTGGGGCGTCTGGCGGAAGGCATATATTAGGCTATCTAAAAGATGGGAAAATAATCACTGAAGAGGTGTATCGCTTTCCCAATAGCCTTATAGAAAAAGATGGTAGGCTGTGTTGGGATGTGGATGAGATTTTTAGCCACATCTTAAGAGGGCTTGCAAGGTGTAAAGAAATCGGCAAAATTCCAACCTCTATTGGCATAGATACCTGGGGAGTGGACTTCATTCTACTTGATAAAGAAAGAAAGAGAATAGGAGACGTGGTAGGCTACAGAGACAGCCGTACAAAGGGAATGGATGAAGAGGTATATAGCATTATTCCCGAGAATGAGCTATACAAGAGGACAGGTATACAAAAGCAGATATTTAATACCATTTACCAGCTTATGGCGGTAAAGAAAACTTCTCTGAAGTCTCTTGAGAATGCGGAGAGGCTTCTCATGATACCGGAGTATTTTAACTATATGCTTACAGGGAAATATCTTTCAGAATACACCAATGCCACAACTACACAGCTTATTAACTGTGAAACAGGAGATTGGGATGAAGAGATAATAGATAAGCTTGGGCTTCCAAAGAAGATATTTGGGAGACTTCATATGCCTGGTACTCTGGTGGGTGAGCTTACTAAGGAAGTGCAGGAAAGGGTAGGCTTTAATGCTAAGGTAGTTTTGGTAGGTTCTCACGATACTGCTTCCGCGGTTATGGCTGTTCCTACTAAGAAAGAAGGGGCAGTTTATATAAGCTCAGGGACTTGGTCTTTGATGGGGACGGAGATAACAAAGGCTGATAATTCCGATGAGAGCAGGCTGATGAATTTTACCAACGAAGGCGGCTATGACAGAAGATTTAGATATCTGAAAAACATAATGGGACTATGGATGATACAAAGTGTGAGAAAAGAAATAGCCTCCGATATGGATTTTGGAGAAATTTGTGAAAAAGCTTCAAAGGCTGAGATTTCCTCGTTAGTTGACTGCAATGATATCAGGTTCCTAGCTCCAAAGAGCATGACAGAGGAAATAAAAAAGAGCTGCTTAGAAAGCGGACAGAAGGTACCAGAGGGCATAGCAGAGACCGCAAGTGTGATATATAACAGCCTTGCAGAGTGCTATATCAGGGCCTTAAGGGAAATAGAGGAAAGAAGGGGAGAAGAATATAAAGGAGAGATATATGTAGTAGGAGGCGGCTCTAAGGCAGAGTATCTAAATGAGCTTTTAGCAAAGAAGTCAGGCCATATAGTAAAAGCAGGTCCTACTGAGGCTACTGCTATAGGCAATCTGTTAGCCCTAATGATAGCAGACGGAGCTGTAGCTGGCTTGTTTGAAGCCAGAAAAATGATAAAGAATTCATTTGAAATAAATACATATTTACCGTAG
- a CDS encoding IS1380 family transposase, with the protein MDILNTITLKSNRQIKINFNGGDLSSDAGLLLIKEFVAKIGFTKLIKKKFKTNDTSVRFHKDDENLMQMIYQIISAYFEDDCADELTIDPVFNAILEKNSLASQPTLSRFFNRMDEDTLLQFDDIDKSFRDIIYSIKCPEHMLLDLDSTLFGTYGNQEGEGFNFHYQAHGYHPLLCYDGLTGDLLKAELRDGTLHCSNDADKFMEPLFQEYLERGIKTYLRGDSGFSSPKLYKTCEMNGCSYAIRLKQNSSLMALASNKDEDLYKATKEDQISYAVTYGEFMYQAGSWDYPRRVVFKIEKPYGQLTHMYTFIVTNMDMEPYQVIQFYCGRGKMENFIKEGKGGFDFAAVSSHSKVVNANRMRLHMLAYNLFNWFRRLVLPANMRKQQVDTIRLKLIKIAARAVRSARYITFKLCSSCPYKEEFYRTLKNIRQLTVQLE; encoded by the coding sequence ATGGATATTTTAAACACCATCACACTGAAAAGCAATAGACAGATTAAAATAAATTTTAACGGAGGCGATTTATCCTCCGATGCAGGACTTCTCCTGATAAAAGAATTCGTTGCCAAGATTGGCTTCACCAAGCTGATCAAAAAGAAATTTAAAACCAATGATACATCAGTCCGTTTCCACAAAGACGATGAAAACCTGATGCAGATGATTTATCAGATCATCTCTGCATATTTCGAAGATGACTGTGCGGATGAATTGACCATCGATCCTGTTTTCAATGCCATTCTTGAAAAGAACAGTCTGGCTTCACAGCCAACACTATCAAGATTTTTTAACCGTATGGATGAAGATACACTCCTGCAGTTTGATGACATTGATAAAAGCTTTAGGGATATCATCTATTCCATAAAGTGTCCGGAGCATATGCTTCTGGATCTGGACAGTACTTTATTTGGCACCTACGGCAATCAGGAAGGGGAAGGCTTCAACTTCCATTATCAGGCACACGGATACCATCCTTTGCTCTGCTATGATGGTCTGACCGGGGATCTGCTGAAGGCTGAACTCCGTGATGGAACACTCCACTGCAGCAATGATGCAGATAAATTTATGGAACCCCTTTTTCAGGAATATCTGGAAAGAGGCATCAAAACATACCTTCGTGGTGACAGTGGATTCTCATCTCCCAAACTTTATAAAACCTGTGAGATGAATGGCTGTTCCTATGCCATCCGCTTAAAACAGAATTCTTCACTCATGGCTCTTGCTTCGAATAAAGATGAAGATTTATACAAAGCAACCAAAGAGGACCAGATTAGCTATGCTGTAACTTATGGTGAATTTATGTATCAGGCCGGCTCCTGGGATTATCCAAGGCGCGTGGTTTTCAAGATTGAAAAACCATACGGTCAGCTGACGCATATGTACACCTTTATTGTTACAAACATGGATATGGAACCTTATCAGGTCATCCAGTTTTACTGTGGGCGTGGCAAGATGGAGAATTTCATAAAAGAGGGCAAAGGTGGATTTGACTTTGCTGCTGTCAGCAGTCATTCCAAAGTAGTAAATGCCAACCGCATGAGACTTCATATGCTTGCCTACAACTTATTCAATTGGTTTAGGCGACTGGTACTCCCTGCAAATATGCGAAAACAACAGGTGGATACCATTCGTTTAAAGCTGATAAAGATTGCTGCAAGAGCAGTCCGTTCAGCAAGATATATAACATTCAAACTATGCAGTAGCTGTCCTTATAAAGAGGAGTTCTACAGGACGCTGAAGAATATCCGGCAGCTGACTGTACAGTTGGAATAG
- a CDS encoding IS110 family transposase, giving the protein MKEVEDNSQLKDDRKDPKLIANLVKDGNFGMPYLPEKIYAELRRLSMFRDQLNEDRIRTINRMHREMKIYFPEYKDALGKVDGAFSLELLKEAPFPDELIALGEEGIRQIWHAAKLRGRGYSRAGEILQYAKASVGIKDGSIASKEL; this is encoded by the coding sequence ATAAAGGAGGTTGAAGATAACAGCCAGCTGAAGGATGACAGGAAGGATCCAAAACTGATAGCAAATCTTGTCAAGGATGGCAACTTTGGTATGCCATATCTTCCAGAAAAAATCTATGCGGAACTTCGTAGGTTATCCATGTTCAGAGACCAACTGAATGAAGACAGAATACGAACAATCAACCGGATGCACAGAGAGATGAAGATATATTTTCCGGAGTATAAGGATGCGTTGGGCAAAGTTGATGGTGCATTTAGCCTTGAACTGCTGAAAGAGGCACCATTTCCGGATGAACTGATCGCACTTGGAGAAGAAGGGATAAGACAGATTTGGCATGCTGCTAAACTTAGAGGACGCGGGTATAGCAGAGCCGGAGAAATCTTACAGTACGCAAAAGCAAGTGTTGGGATTAAGGATGGATCTATCGCAAGCAAGGAGCTGTAA
- the fabZ gene encoding 3-hydroxyacyl-ACP dehydratase FabZ: MELNSREIMEILPHRYPFLLVDKITELEAGVKAVGIKNVTSNEMHFLGHFPGNPIMPGVLILEALAQTGAVALLSEEENKGKLVFFGGVKSARFRKQVVPGDVLELHCEIIKRRGSVGIGSAKALVDGVVAAEAELTFAIER, encoded by the coding sequence ATGGAGCTTAATTCACGCGAAATAATGGAAATACTTCCACATAGATACCCATTTTTACTGGTAGATAAAATAACAGAGCTTGAAGCTGGAGTGAAGGCAGTTGGAATTAAAAATGTCACATCCAATGAAATGCACTTTCTAGGTCATTTCCCGGGCAATCCTATAATGCCTGGCGTACTTATACTTGAGGCTCTTGCCCAAACAGGGGCTGTAGCCCTGCTTTCTGAAGAAGAAAACAAGGGTAAGCTTGTGTTTTTCGGTGGTGTAAAGTCTGCAAGATTTAGAAAACAGGTGGTTCCCGGAGATGTGCTAGAGCTTCACTGTGAGATAATAAAAAGAAGAGGAAGTGTAGGTATCGGTTCAGCTAAGGCCCTTGTAGATGGAGTGGTTGCAGCTGAGGCAGAACTTACATTTGCAATAGAGAGATAG
- a CDS encoding arabinose isomerase → MLVETKAKAGVFSIALGAYMEQFKELRAEFESQYEDFKESLPDTVEVVDGGLITTKEEAMVAGDKFRTADVDIVFLQMLTYATSYNVLPVVRDLNVPVVVVNIQKMKAPDYKKTDIPTWLGTLYACGAVGEAAADLERAGKRYAVVTGVAEGGDAEVAKEISQWCKAAQVRRRFRQTNIAQIGRPYPGMMDLYIDETNLYNRMGLYTKQFDWEEMWCMADDITDKEEIENKAKEILDTFEIEGGGSVEKVWEMARYVVAFERWAKDESLALVASHYAGKATGQAGILDSMLIPAFSMLIKQGTACAVEGDIKVAMAMSILKTIAGTGQLSEMYSIDFNKDICIIGHSGSGDADISKAHKPTMKIVEVFHGKVGGGYLTQFYPPAGDVTYLAITQDKDGKFKFVVAEGVNEEGDIFTFGDTNMRTRFSCGAREFVNRWSEAGPTHHMAAAIGRHTDVILKVAKILDIPVEVVTR, encoded by the coding sequence ATGTTAGTAGAGACAAAGGCAAAGGCAGGGGTTTTTTCCATAGCACTTGGAGCTTATATGGAGCAGTTTAAGGAGTTAAGAGCTGAATTTGAATCACAGTATGAGGACTTCAAGGAGAGCCTGCCTGATACTGTTGAAGTTGTTGATGGTGGACTTATAACCACAAAGGAAGAGGCTATGGTGGCAGGAGATAAGTTTAGGACGGCTGATGTAGACATTGTATTCTTACAGATGCTTACTTATGCCACCTCTTACAACGTGCTTCCTGTGGTTAGAGACCTGAATGTACCTGTGGTGGTTGTCAATATCCAGAAGATGAAGGCACCTGACTACAAAAAGACTGATATTCCTACCTGGCTTGGAACCCTCTATGCCTGTGGCGCAGTGGGTGAAGCAGCTGCAGATCTTGAAAGAGCAGGGAAGAGATACGCAGTGGTGACAGGAGTGGCTGAAGGTGGAGACGCGGAGGTAGCAAAGGAAATCAGCCAGTGGTGCAAGGCTGCTCAGGTTAGAAGGAGATTTAGACAGACCAACATAGCACAGATAGGACGTCCATATCCTGGTATGATGGATTTGTACATAGATGAAACCAACCTCTACAACAGAATGGGACTTTACACAAAACAGTTTGACTGGGAAGAGATGTGGTGTATGGCTGACGATATCACAGACAAGGAAGAAATAGAGAATAAAGCAAAGGAAATCCTCGATACCTTCGAGATAGAAGGTGGAGGAAGTGTAGAAAAAGTCTGGGAAATGGCTAGATATGTGGTTGCCTTTGAAAGATGGGCAAAGGATGAAAGCTTAGCCCTCGTAGCCTCACATTATGCAGGTAAGGCTACAGGACAGGCAGGCATACTTGATTCTATGCTCATTCCTGCATTCTCTATGCTTATCAAGCAGGGAACTGCCTGCGCAGTAGAGGGTGATATCAAGGTAGCTATGGCTATGAGCATACTTAAGACGATAGCAGGTACAGGGCAGCTCTCAGAAATGTACTCGATAGATTTTAACAAGGATATATGTATAATAGGGCATTCAGGCTCGGGAGATGCTGATATATCTAAGGCTCATAAGCCTACTATGAAGATTGTTGAAGTCTTTCATGGTAAGGTGGGCGGCGGTTATCTTACCCAGTTCTATCCTCCGGCAGGAGATGTAACCTACCTTGCCATCACTCAGGACAAGGATGGTAAGTTCAAGTTTGTAGTAGCAGAGGGAGTGAATGAAGAGGGAGACATCTTTACCTTTGGAGATACCAACATGAGAACCAGGTTTAGCTGTGGTGCAAGAGAGTTTGTAAATCGTTGGAGTGAGGCGGGTCCTACCCATCATATGGCAGCAGCCATAGGAAGGCATACAGATGTCATTCTTAAGGTGGCAAAGATATTAGATATACCGGTAGAAGTGGTAACCAGATAA
- the fabF gene encoding beta-ketoacyl-ACP synthase II translates to MRRVVITGLGAITPIGNDINSLWESVKAGKCGIDKITHYDITDKKISLAGEVKDFNPEDFIDKKEARRMDRVTQFALVAAKEAMADSGIDLNKVDRTRFGVVFSSGIGGIDTIEKETVKGHEKGNYEKISPFFIPMIIANMSAGQIAIAFGLHGMCTSPVTACASSTNAIGDAFRQIRDGYAEYMLCGGSEASITELGIGGFASMNALSKSTEKERASIPFDKERNGFVMGEGGGVIILEELSHALDRGAKIYAEVVGYGSTCDASHITAPIEDGSVAAACFKAALDDAGLKTSDVDYINAHGTSTPLNDKCETKAIRLAFGSDANKLMVSSTKAMTGHMLGAAGAVEGIITVLGLKEGFVPATINYREKDEECDLDIVPNEGRNQNIKVALSNSLGFGGHNAAVVFKKYEEA, encoded by the coding sequence ATGAGAAGGGTAGTAATTACAGGTCTTGGAGCCATTACTCCTATAGGCAATGACATAAACAGCCTGTGGGAGTCTGTAAAGGCTGGGAAATGCGGTATCGATAAGATTACGCACTATGATATAACAGATAAGAAGATAAGCCTTGCAGGAGAGGTAAAGGACTTTAACCCTGAGGACTTTATAGATAAAAAAGAAGCCAGAAGGATGGACAGGGTAACTCAGTTTGCCCTTGTAGCTGCAAAAGAAGCTATGGCTGACAGCGGTATCGACCTTAACAAGGTGGACAGGACTAGGTTTGGAGTAGTATTTTCAAGCGGTATCGGTGGAATAGACACTATAGAAAAAGAAACGGTGAAAGGGCATGAAAAGGGAAACTATGAAAAGATTTCTCCGTTTTTCATCCCTATGATAATAGCTAATATGTCGGCAGGGCAGATAGCTATAGCCTTTGGTCTTCACGGAATGTGTACCTCTCCTGTGACAGCTTGTGCAAGCTCAACCAATGCCATAGGAGATGCTTTCAGACAGATAAGGGACGGTTATGCTGAGTATATGCTTTGCGGAGGAAGTGAGGCTTCCATAACAGAGCTTGGTATAGGCGGCTTTGCCTCTATGAATGCCCTCAGCAAGTCTACTGAGAAGGAAAGGGCGTCTATTCCTTTTGACAAAGAAAGAAACGGCTTTGTTATGGGAGAAGGCGGCGGAGTGATTATCTTAGAGGAACTTTCGCACGCACTAGACAGAGGTGCTAAGATATACGCTGAGGTAGTAGGCTATGGCTCAACCTGTGATGCCAGCCATATTACAGCTCCTATAGAGGATGGAAGCGTGGCTGCAGCCTGCTTTAAGGCAGCCCTTGATGATGCAGGTCTTAAAACTTCTGATGTAGACTATATAAATGCACATGGAACCTCAACTCCATTAAATGATAAATGTGAAACCAAGGCTATAAGACTTGCCTTTGGCAGCGATGCAAATAAGCTGATGGTAAGCTCAACCAAGGCTATGACAGGACATATGCTTGGAGCTGCGGGGGCAGTTGAGGGCATAATCACAGTACTGGGACTTAAGGAGGGCTTTGTTCCTGCAACCATAAACTACAGGGAAAAGGACGAGGAATGTGACCTTGACATAGTACCAAATGAAGGTAGAAACCAGAATATAAAGGTAGCACTTTCAAACTCTCTTGGCTTTGGAGGTCACAATGCGGCAGTTGTATTTAAGAAATATGAGGAGGCTTAA